Proteins from a single region of Strix aluco isolate bStrAlu1 chromosome 5, bStrAlu1.hap1, whole genome shotgun sequence:
- the ATP6V1E1 gene encoding V-type proton ATPase subunit E 1 isoform X1: MALSDADVQKQIKHMMAFIEQEANEKAEEIDAKAEEEFNIEKGRLVQTQRLKIMEYYEKKEKQIEQQKKIQMSNLMNQARLKVLKARDDLIADLLNEAKQRLAKVVKDTARYQTLLDGLVLQGFYQLLEPRIVVRCRKQDFPMVKTAVQKSVPIYKNATKRDVDVHIDQDNFLPEEIAGGVEIYNSDGKIKVSNTLESRLDLVAQQMMPEIRVALFGANANRKFLD, from the exons ATGGCGCTCAGCGATGCCGACGTCCAGAAGCAG ATCAAGCATATGATGGCTTTCATTGAGCAGGAAGCCAATGAAAAGGCTGAAGAAATAGATGCAAAG GCAGAAGAAGAATTCAACATTGAGAAGGGTCGCCTTGTTCAGACACAGAGGCTGAAAATCATGGAGTAttatgaaaagaaggaaaaacaaattgaacagcaaaagaaaat ACAGATGTCCAACCTGATGAATCAAGCAAGACTGAAGGTCCTCAAGGCAAGGGATGACCTTATTGCA GATTTGCTGAATGAGGCCAAGCAGAGACTTGCCAAGGTGGTGAAGGATACTGCCAGGTATCAGACACTGCTGGATGGACTAGTTCTACag GGATTCTACCAGCTGCTTGAGCCCAGAATAGTTGTTCGGTGCAGGAAGCAGGATTTCCCTATGGTTAAG ACTGCCGTACAGAAGAGCGTTCCCATCTACAAAAATGCCACAAAAAGGGATGTGGATGTTCACATTGACCAAGATAACTTCCTGCCAGAGGAAAT TGCTGGAGGTGTTGAAATATATAACAGTGATGGTAAAATTAAGGTTTCCAATACCCTGGAAAGTCGGCTGGACCTTGTAGCCCAGCAG ATGATGCCAGAAATCAGAGTGGCTCTCTTTGGTGCTAATGCCAACAGGAAGTTTTTGGACTAA
- the ATP6V1E1 gene encoding V-type proton ATPase subunit E 1 isoform X2 translates to MNSAKAEEEFNIEKGRLVQTQRLKIMEYYEKKEKQIEQQKKIQMSNLMNQARLKVLKARDDLIADLLNEAKQRLAKVVKDTARYQTLLDGLVLQGFYQLLEPRIVVRCRKQDFPMVKTAVQKSVPIYKNATKRDVDVHIDQDNFLPEEIAGGVEIYNSDGKIKVSNTLESRLDLVAQQMMPEIRVALFGANANRKFLD, encoded by the exons ATGAATTCTGCTAAG GCAGAAGAAGAATTCAACATTGAGAAGGGTCGCCTTGTTCAGACACAGAGGCTGAAAATCATGGAGTAttatgaaaagaaggaaaaacaaattgaacagcaaaagaaaat ACAGATGTCCAACCTGATGAATCAAGCAAGACTGAAGGTCCTCAAGGCAAGGGATGACCTTATTGCA GATTTGCTGAATGAGGCCAAGCAGAGACTTGCCAAGGTGGTGAAGGATACTGCCAGGTATCAGACACTGCTGGATGGACTAGTTCTACag GGATTCTACCAGCTGCTTGAGCCCAGAATAGTTGTTCGGTGCAGGAAGCAGGATTTCCCTATGGTTAAG ACTGCCGTACAGAAGAGCGTTCCCATCTACAAAAATGCCACAAAAAGGGATGTGGATGTTCACATTGACCAAGATAACTTCCTGCCAGAGGAAAT TGCTGGAGGTGTTGAAATATATAACAGTGATGGTAAAATTAAGGTTTCCAATACCCTGGAAAGTCGGCTGGACCTTGTAGCCCAGCAG ATGATGCCAGAAATCAGAGTGGCTCTCTTTGGTGCTAATGCCAACAGGAAGTTTTTGGACTAA